Genomic window (Dictyoglomus thermophilum H-6-12):
GATTTTATGAGGGTAAAGAGATCATATCAGTTAGCTCTTTTGAGCTCATCAAAGAGAAGGGAATTGTCTATCCAGTATTTATAGAAGTTGACGAAAAAGCTATGGAAACTTGGAGCAAATTTAAGAGCATCATTTCCGATGACTCTATAGATAGGTGGGAAAAGAAAAAACTGCTTCTTAATATAAAGTCTCAACTTGAAGAATATATTGTAAACGTTAGGGTAAATAAAAACGAACCATGGATTTTTGATATAGCTTTCGACCAAAATATTGGGTACGTGGCTAATAAAGATATTCCTGAATATTATGATTCAGAAACAGGTTTTAAGAAAACTGAATTAAGCTCAGTAATTTTTTAATATTTGAGAGGGGAAAATGTCTTTTATAAATGGTACTTTAATAGCAAGTTATTTTATATGCAAAAGGGAGCTTTGGTTAATGGCTCATGAGTTGATTCCTGATCAGGAAAACTCATTTTTAGAGATGGGAAGATTTATAGAAGAGGAAGCTTATAGGGACGAAGAAAAGGGATTTTTAATTGGGGAGATGAAAATAGATATAGTAAAACAAGGAGACGAAAATATCATTATCGGAGAAATTAAAAAATCAAGTAGATCTGAATTGTCTGGAATAATGCAACTCTCATATTATCTAATGAGGTTAAGAGAATATGGCATCGTAGCTAAAGGAGAAGTGTTAATCCCTAAGGAGAGAAAAAAGATTCCTGTTGAAATCAATGAGGAAATTGAGGGAAGGCTAATTGAAGCTATAAAAGATATAAATATGATCATTTCAGAGCCTTATCCTCCAAAACCTGAAAAGATAAAGTATTGTAATCATTGTGCATATAAGGAGTTTTGTTGGGCATGAGCGAGAGTATTTACATATTTTCTAGTGGAGAATTGAAAAGAAAGCATAATACAGTATACTTTGAGACTTCAGATGGAGAACAGAAGTATCTTCCTATAGAAAACATAAGAGATATACATTTCTTTGGACAGGTTACTCTGAATAAGGAATTTTTAGAATTTGTTTCTCAGAAAAATGTAATACTGCATTTTTATAACTACTATGACTATTATGTAGGAAGTTATTATCCACGGGAGCACTATAACTCAGGGTATATGATACTAAAACAAGCAGAACATTATTTAGATTACGAGAAAAGACTTTTGCTTGCAAGAAAATTCGTGGTAGGAGCAATAGAAAATATCAAGAAAGTTTTAGGATATTATATTTCAAGAGGAAAAGAAAGCTTAAAAGAAAAATTAGAAAGAATAGAGTTTTTAGAAGAAAGTGCGTATGCCGAGGATCAGGTAGAAGGTTTAATGGGTATAGAGGGAAATGTGAGAGATATTTATTATTCATGCTTTAATGAAATAACCGAAAGGGAAGAATTTTTCATAGATGAAAGGACCAAAAAGCCTCCTTCTAACAATATGAATGCCTTAATAAGCTTTGGAAATTCTCTACTTTATACTGCTGTACTTTCAGAAATCTATAAAACCCATTTGGATCCGAGGATTGGTTATTTGCATACTACAAATTTTCGAAGGTTCACTTTAAATTTAGATATAGCTGAAATCTTTAAACCAGTAATTGTGGACAGAGTTATCTTTTCTTTAGTGAATAAAGGAGCAATAACCCCAAGAGATTTCGAAGAAAAACTTGGAGGCATCTATTTGAAGGAAAAAGGAAGAAAATTATTTGTCCAAAATTTTGAAGAAAGAATGAAGGTTACTATTCAATACAAGAATTTAGGTAAAGTCTCTTATAGAAGGTTAATAAGACTGGAACTTTATAAACTTGAAAAACATTTAATGGGAGAAGAAGAATACCAGCCTTATATTTCCCAGTGGTAGAATGTATGTGATTATGGTTTATGATGTTAATCAGAAAAGAGTAGCAAAGGTACTAAACATAGCAAGAAAATATTTGGAATGGATTCAAAATTCAGTGTTAGAAGGAGAGTTAACCGAAGCTAAATTTGAGCGTTTAAAAAGGGAAGTTGAACTTGTTATTGATGAAGAAGAGGATTCAGTCATCTTTTACATAATGAGAACTATTAAATATAGTGAGAGACAAATACTTGGTATAGAAAAAAATAAGAGAGAACAGATACTGTAGTTTTTTATTCCTCCTCATTTTACCCACCTCATTTTGTTACAATTGAAATCTATTAAATGCTGTATTTTACTATATTTTTTGAGGTCGACAGAAAATGTAACAAAAATTTTAAGGAAAAAACGGATAAAATGTAGGTAAATACTATTTTTCATTTAATTTTAACCCCTAAAATGTCATAAATTGTGTTGATATCTAACTTAGACTTTATTTTATCTTATTCTTAAAAGTTTATTTTTCTGTCGACCTCCAATAACCCCAAAACCCCGGGGGATCGACAGAAAGGTAAATTTTTGCATGAAATCCTCTTTACTACTTAATTTTTTTGTGATATATTATCCTTAAAATTGTAGCTTTCCTATGAGGGTATTAAAACAAATTTTGTAGCGTTTATGTAGTGTTAACGGGTTTGTAGCGTGCCTATAAGGGATTGAAACCTGTGAGGTGAAAAGATGATAAATACAAAGCTTTTTAAGTTTGTAGCGTGCCTATAAGGGATTGAAACTTTGTCATTGCTATCCCTCCTTTCGATGAAATAATCGTTTGTAGCGTGCCTATAAGGGATTGAAACTATAAAATGAAATAATCAAGAATAGTTTCTGTTTCTTGTTTGTAGCGTGCCTATAAGGGATTGAAACATGTTGTCTATTTTTTGCTCTAGCTCGTCCAGCTTCCCGTTTGTAGCGTGCCTATAAGGGATTGAAACCAAAGTGAAACAGAGAAATATAAAGCTGAAAAAGAAGCGTTTGTAGCGTGCCTATAAGGGATTGAAACTCCTCTACACCTCTCTCCCCTACAAGAATGTCTGGAAGTTTGTAGCGTGCCTATAAGGGATTGAAACTTGTATCGCCTCCCATCCTTAGTTTTGCTCAGTTTTAGTTTGTAGCGTGCCTATAAGGGATTGAAACCCCCATCCTCTTCTACATCCACAACAAGTTTGCCAAGTTTGTAGCGTGCCTATAAGGGATTGAAACAACATTAGCATTAATAAAATCTTAGCCACTTGGCCCCGTTTGTAGCGTGCCTATAAGGGATTGAAACCTTCGAAGGTTTGTTGCAAAAAACTGAAGGAAGCTGGTTTGTAGCGTGCCTATAAGGGATTGAAACAGCTAAAATTTGAAGAAATAGTTGGAGAATTAATTAGTTTGTAGCGTGCCTATAAGGGATTGAAACGAATTCACCATTCTATTCACTGTTTTTCTCTACCTCCGTTTGTAGCGTGCCTATAAGGGATTGAAACATTGGAGGTAGAGTTTGAAGTAAGTAGAGACAAGGTGAGTTTGTAGCGTGCCTATAAGGGATTGAAACACTGATCCAATTCTCTCTCTCTTCTTACTATCATCGTTTGTAGCGTGCCTATAAGGGATTGAAACTTGCGTCTGAGACAATTGGTAAAACATTCTGAGCAAGTTTGTAGCGTGCCTATAAGGGATTGAAACGGTACAGTTAGGAATGAATATGCAAGGCACTTTTAACGTTTGTAGCGTGCCTATAAGGGATTGAAACATTCTTCTTCCGTTATCTGCTCGAATATTTTTTGTAGTTTGTAGCGTGCCTATAAGGGATTGAAACGGATGGATGCAGGTAAATTTCTAATTGTAGGCTTTAAAGTTTGTAGCGTGCCTATAAGGGATTGAAACTCCGTGTGTACAAAAGATTGTGTAGCCTATTCTTTTGTTTGTAGCGTGCCTATAAGGGATTGAAACTTTTGGAGAACCAAAAAGAGCTAAAACATATGATTGGTTTGTAGCGTGCCTATAAGGGATTGAAACCTTCTATAAGTTCTTTAATTGCTTCCTTAATCTCTTGTTTGTAGCGTGCCTATAAGGGATTGAAACTTGCGTCTGAGACAATTGGTAAAACATTCTGAGCAAGTTTGTAGCGTGCCTATAAGGGATTGAAACACCAAAAAGATGCAAAAAGCAAAAAAATGGCATGGAGCGTTTGTAGCGTGCCTATAAGGGATTGAAACAGTTTTTCGATACGATGTCTATGCCTTCAATATCAAGCTTAAACAGTTTGTAGCGTGCCTATAAGGGATTGAAACTTTTCCACTGACCAAACATTATATGTTAGTGGCATAGTTTGTAGCGTGCCTATAAGGGATTGAAACCTGGTAGGACGTTAAGACTATATGAAAATCTCTTAAGGTTTGTAGCGTGCCTATAAGGGATTGAAACGTTTGTGGCGGATAATGACCAAATTTCCATATAATTTGTTTGTAGCGTGCCTATAAGGGATTGAAACTGCAATACAGCTTGCGAAATTAGAAGCAATTGCAAAGGTTTGTAGCGTGCCTATAAGGGATTGAAACAGCCCTCTCCATTCTCTATCCCATTCTCCAAAATCCAAGTTTGTAGCGTGCCTATAAGGGATTGAAACTCTCTCAGGCTGGTGGAAAAATCACAAGGAATTATCGTTTGTAGCGTGCCTATAAGGGATTGAAACACCTAATAGCAAACGAATATTTTGACACGCCAAGCGCTGTTTGTAGCGTGCCTATAAGGGATTGAAACGACACTCCCAACTTTTTCCGAGTCTCAGACCTAAGAGGTTTGTAGCGTGCCTATAAGGGATTGAAACGAGCGTGCGGTCTTAAAGTCGTCGTATATTCTCTGCAGTTTGTAGCGTGCCTATAAGGGATTGAAACCAATACAGAAAAAGATAAACTTCAGGAGGGTAGTAAGTTTGTAGCGTGCCTATAAGGGATTGAAACCGTCTTGCCTGTTGCTGCGCAATTAGGAGTATCTTTGTTTGTAGCGTGCCTATAAGGGATTGAAACTTTCACACTTGGTTCTGGTGCAAGAGCGCTTTACCCAGTTTGTAGCGTGCCTATAAGGGATTGAAACGCAGCAGAGGCAACCGCAATAATGATAGACATCGTGAGTTTGTAGCGTGCCTATAAGGGATTGAAACGAATCTTTCTTAAGCATCTCCTCAAGGCAAATAGAGTGTTTGTAGCGTGCCTATAAGGGATTGAAACAGTTTGAAGGAAGCTTCATCTTGTAGCCTTTTTATCTGTTTGTAGCGTGCCTATAAGGGATTGAAACGTTTTTTAATCGCTTTTTAGCTTTCAGGTTTTTGCTTGTTTGTAGCGTGCCTATAAGGGATTGAAACATATTTCTATAGAAGCCCATGGATATCGCACCTCCGTTTGTAGCGTGCCTATAAGGGATTGAAACGTTTTTCTAGGAGTTCTACAACATCGTTTGCAAACTGTTTGTAGCGTGCCTATAAGGGATTGAAACCAGGCTCGATACTTACCCATGTTTTTATGCCTCTCTTGTTTGTAGCGTGCCTATAAGGGATTGAAACTTTAGCTGGCAATAATCTAAACAATTTTTAAAATCTGTTTGTAGCGTGCCTATAAGGGATTGAAACTTATCTCCCTCGCCACTGAGAATGATATCTTCCCCTCGTTTGTAGCGTGCCTATAAGGGATTGAAACCTGGTAGGACGTTAAGACTATATGAAAATCTCTTAAGGTTTGTAGCGTGCCTATAAGGGATTGAAACGTTTGTGGCGGATAATGACCAAATTTCCATATAATTTGTTTGTAGCGTGCCTATAAGGGATTGAAACTGCAATACAGCTTGCGAAATTAGAAGCAATTGCAAAGGTTTGTAGCGTGCCTATAAGGGATTGAAACATTTTCTCTTTTCCAAAGCACGCTTTTCCAATTCACGCGTTTGTAGCGTGCCTATAAGGGATTGAAACATGGAAAAAAATGCAGAAGCCTCTCAAACATCTCAAGTTTGTAGCGTGCCTATAAGGGATTGAAACGAGGTAAATATGTATACATTCCATATTTTGCTCAAGGTTTGTAGCGTGCCTATAAGGGATTGAAACTCCTACAACGCTGTCTGCGTCCCATTCCAAAATCTCGTTTGTAGCGTGCCTATAAGGGATTGAAACCACCACTCTATCAGTAGCTCCTTCTTGTTCTGTGGAGTTTGTAGCGTGCCTATAAGGGATTGAAACTCCTTATTTATTATTGTATTCTTTCTTTTTATAACTGTTTGTAGCGTGCCTATAAGGGATTGAAACATAACATAAAGTGAAACTGAGCGAGACATCCCTGAACGTTTGTAGCGTGCCTATAAGGGATTGAAACAGGAGTGGGAAGAGATAGAAGATGAGTACAATATAGTTTGTAGCGTGCCTATAAGGGATTGAAACTAGTAGAAAAGAAAGAATAAAAAGAAAGAATAAATAAGTTTGTAGCGTGCCTATAAGGGATTGAAACCTTGCTGGAAGTGTAATGAGTTTCCCCTTAAAAACTGTTTGTAGCGTGCCTATAAGGGATTGAAACAGGTTCCCATTCCTTTGTCTTAGTTTCGTCTACAAAGGTTTGTAGCGTGCCTATAAGGGATTGAAACAAGGAAACGACGTAATAGAGCTAAGAAAATTTGAGAGTTTGTAGCGTGCCTATAAGGGATTGAAACAAGAATGGATGTAAGAAATTTGTTTTGGAGTTGCTTGTTTGTAGCGTGCCTATAAGGGATTGAAACAACTTACAGGAGCAAAGGGTTATAGAGGAGATGAAGGTTTGTAGCGTGCCTATAAGGGATTGAAACAAGGAAACGACGTAATAGAGCTAAGAAAATTTGAGAGTTTGTAGCGTGCCTATAAGGGATTGAAACAAGAATGGATGTAAGAAATTTGTTTTGGAGTTGCTTGTTTGTAGCGTGCCTATAAGGGATTGAAACAACTTACAGGAGCAAAGGGTTATAGAGGAGATGAAGGTTTGTAGCGTGCCTATAAGGGATTGAAACTCTCTTTCCAAGCTTCAAAAGTAATGAAATCTTTAAGATAGTTTGTAGCGTGCCTATAAGGGATTGAAAGAGATAAGATAAGCGTCTAGGCTTATTAAACCTGAAAAAGAGTCTATTTCATGCTTAGCTAAGTTCCTATAGATTGGTTGATCGGCAAAACTTATGTAAATGTGAAGGATAGATTGAGAAGCTCTTTCCCGGTTTTCCTAATCTTAAAAGGAGGTATCTAACTTATTTTTTGAATTTTTTGTTGATGTTGATATATCTAAAAAATCCTTATTTATCTTATATTAAAGACTCTAAAATAAATATTCTCTTCCACAAATCTTTTCCTCAATCCTCTAAGGGTTTTCATCTTTTAACCTCTTCCTTAACCTCAGATCTTCTTCCAATGATAAAAAAATCTAAAAGTAGCATTGGTGATTATCTAACTCCTTTACTTTTCCTTCTGAGGATGTCCTATTTTTTCCTGAATTGGAATATTTTGTTAATCTTTTCACTAAGGGTATTTTTTATCTTCTTTCTTGGGAGGATGAGTAGGATAAGTTTGGTAAGTTCCTTCTCTCTTGCTGCTAAAAAGCTTATTGCTTTTGTTGGTATTGATCTAGCGATAAAGGAGTCTTGGAAGTACAAGAAGAGTTTGAAATTTCTGAAAGAGAAAAATAGACATTTGAAATTGCATAAAAAATTATTTGACTAAATTTTGATTTAGATTAGGAAATATGTCAAAGGGGGAAGAAAGGTATATTTATAAGCATTTTTTCATTTGAGTACTCATTGTAAAGTTTTCATCTTTATCATATCTGAATTAAGAATTAAATTATAGTTAATATTATCGGTAATGCTTTACCGTATTCCTTTTGTAAATATAGTAGTTGACAAGTTTTAATGTTTAAATTATAATTTACACACTATATATTATATTCCTTAAAACAAGGTTGTTCGGGAAAACAAAGGGAGGAGATATTATGCTTAGAGAAGGTGAGATAAGAATCCCATCTGCCTGCGGACTAATAGGCTATATTAATAGAAAAAGGAAACTTATCTCAGGATATCATATCGTTAGTGCTATGACTGTAATGAGAGAGCGAGGGAATGGTTTAGGAGCAGGTTTTGCAGGTTATGGAATATATCCAGACAGAGAGGATTATTATGCTTTTCATCTTTTCTATGAAGATACAAAGGCAAAAGAAGAAACTTCCAAATTTCTTTATGAATATTTTGATGTAGTTCAAGAAGAAAAAATCCCCACAAGGAAAGTTAAAACTATTAAAAATCCGCCTATTATATGGAGATATTTTTTAAAACCTAAAGAGGAATATTTAGCAGAAGAGGAAATTTTGGAGGAGGATTTTGTAGTAGAAAAGGTTATGGAGATTAATACTAAGATTGATGGAGCATACGTCTTTTCCAGTGGGAAAAACATGGGGGTATTTAAAGGAGTAGGCTATCCTGAAGATATAGGAGAATTTTACAGATTAGAAGAATATAAAGGATATATTTGGACTGCTCATACCCGTTTCCCTACAAATACTCCAGGGTGGTGGGGCGGAGCACATCCTTTCTCCCTTTTAGACTGGAGTGTGGTCCATAATGGAGAGATTTCTTCTTATGGGACTAACGCAAGATATGTGGAAATGTTTGGATACAAATGTACCTTAAGGACAGATACAGAGGTCATTACATATATTATTGACCTACTAATAAGAAAGCACAAATTACCATGGGATATTGTTGCGAAAATACTTTCTGCTCCCTTTTACAGTGTTATTGAGAGGATGGATGAAGAAGAAAAGAAGAAGATGAAGGCTATGAGGGCTGTATATCAGAGTTGTCTTCTTAATGGGCCTTTTGCTATTATTGTAGGATTTTCTCAGGGAATAGTTGCCCTTAATGATCGAATTAAGTTGAGACCTTTGGTGGCAGCGGAAAAAGGGGAAGTTTTATATGTGGCTTCTGAAGAAGCTGCCATAAGAGAAATTTGCAGTAATCCTGATAAAGTCTGGATGCCTAAGGGAGGAGAGCCAGTAATAGGACTTCTGGAAGAAGTGGGGGTTTTAGTATGAAGACATTGTATGAATCTGATTTTATAGTAATAAGAGATGAAACTAAATGTATTAGGTGTAAGGTTTGTGTAAGACAATGTGCTAATGATGTTCATGAGTATGATGAAGAAGAAGATAGAATAATCTCTGATAATTCAAGATGTGTGGGATGCCATAGATGTGTAGCTTTGTGTCCTACAAAGGCAATAACAATAATGAGGAATCCATTGGAGTTTAGGGAGAATTATCAATGGAATGCAAGAGCTATAAAAGATATATATAAGCAGGCAGAAACCGGAGGTATTCTTCTCACAGGAATGGGAAATGATAAAGCTTATCCTATATATTGGGATAAGCTTTTGATAAATGCAAGTCAAGTGACAAATCCCTCCATTGATCCTCTAAGGGAACCTATGGAAATAAAGACCTTTATAGGTAGAAAACCTGAAAAATTAGAATTTGATGAGGAAGGAAGATTATTAACCAAGATGCCTCCTCAATTGGAATTAGAAGTTCCTGTTATGTTTTCTGCCATGTCTTTTGGTTCTATTAGTCTCAATGCATGCGAGTCCTTGGCGAGGGCTGCAGTAGAAGTGGGAACTTATTGGAATACAGGTGAAGGAGGACTTCATAAAAAGCTTTACCCATATAAACATCGTGCTATAGTTCAGTGTGCTTCAGGAAGATTTGGGGTAGATATAGAATATCTCTATTCTGGAGCTGCTATTGAGATAAAGATTGGACAAGGAGCAAAGCCTGGAATAGGAGGACATCTTCCCGGAGAAAAGGTGGGAGAAGAGGTATCTGCTACACGTATGATTCCTATAGGGACTGATGCTTTATCTCCTGCTCCTCAGCATGATATCTATTCCATTGAGGATTTAAGGCAACTTATCTTTGCACTGAAGGAGGCAGTAAATTATGAAAAACCTGTAGGAGTAAAGATTGCTGCAGTTCATAATGTGGCAGCAATTGCTTCGGGAATTGCAAGGGCAGGAGCAGACTTTATAGCTATTGATGGATTTAGGGGGGGAACAGGAGCAGCTCCTACAAGAATAAGGGATAATGTAGGAATTCCTATTGAACTTGCTTTGGCAGCAGTAGATTCTCGTCTAAGAGAAGAGGGAATAAGAAATCAGGTATCCATAATAGTAGCAGGGTCTATAAGAAATAGCGCAGATGTGATTAAGGCAATTGCTTTAGGAGCAGATGCGGTTTACATTGGTACTGCCGCTCTTATATCCTTAGGTTGTCATCTTTGTCAAAATTGTCATACAGGGAAATGCAATTGGGGTATTGCGACTCAGGACCCTAAATTAGTAAAAAGGCTAAATCCAGAGATAGGAGCAAGAAGAGCAGCGAATCTTTTAAAAGCTTGGGCGCACGAGATAAAAGAGATGTTAGGTGGCATGGGGATTAATGCCATAGAAAGTTTAAGGGGAAATAGATTAATGCTTAGAGGAGTTGGTTTGACAGAAAAGGAGCTTTCCATATTGGGAGTAAAACATGCTGGGGAGGGAATGTAAAAAATGTTAGTTAAAACTAAAAAGAGAATATATCCTAAGGAAGAAGTATGTATTGGATGCCATCTTTGTGAGATATATTGTGTTCTTGCTCATTCTGGGACTCGAGATTTAATTAAGGCTTTTAAAAAGAAAGATAGACCTTCTCCTAGGGTTATTGTAGAAGAAAAAGAGGGAGTACATGTGACTTTTGCATTACAATGTCGCCATTGCGATGATCCTTTATGTATTAAAGCCTGTATTACGGGTGCCATGCATAGAGATGAAAACACAGGAGCCATCTTATGTGATGAAGAAAAATGTGTAGGGTGTTGGTCTTGTATTTTGGTATGTCCCTATGGAGCAATAAGAAGAGGAGAGAATAAGAAAGTAGCGTCAAAATGTGATCTTTGTATTGAGAAAGGAGATCCTATTTGTGTTCAAAATTGCCCTAACTCTGCATTGGAACTAGTTGAAGTTTAAGGAGGGGATTGTTTTGAAATATGTAATAATAGGGAATTCCATTGCTGCTGCAGGTTGTATAGAAGGAATAAGAAAAATAGATAATGAGAATGAGATTATTGTGATTTCCCAAGAACCATACCATATATATTCAAGACCTTTAATATCTTATTGGCTTTCAGGGAAGATAAATGAGGAGAAAATCTATTATCGTCCTTGGGATTATTATGAAAAATATAGAGTAAAGCCTATTTTGGGAAGGAAGGTAGAAAGGGTAGACTTTGATGAAAAGAAATTATATTTGGATAACAATGACGAAATTTATTATGACAAATTGTTAATAGCCACTGGTGGAAAACCGTTTATTCCTAATATTCTAGGACTTGCTAAGAAAAATGTTTTTACTTTTATAAAATTTGACGATGTGAAGGCAATAGATAAAGCGATCTGTCCTGGAGCGAAGGCAGTAGTAGTTGGTGGAGGGCTAAGTGGATTAAAGGCGGCAGAAGCATTAATAAAGAGAGGATGTGAAGTAACTGTTATAGAGCTTGCAGAAAGAATTTTAGGTTCTATCTTAGATGATGAAGGGGCAAAATTGGTCCAGAATGAATTGGAGAAATATGGGATAAAATTTGTTTTAAAGAATTCTGTAATAGAAATACTTGGGGAGGAAAGAGTAGAAAAGATAAAACTTCAAACCCAAGAAGAGATTCCTGCCGATTTAGTTATCTTCTCCATAGGAGTAGTTCCTAATGTGGATATTTTTAAAGATACACCTTTAAAGATTAACAGGGGAATAATTGTAAATACAAAGATGGAAACAAATATACCTGATGTTTATGCTGCAGGAGATGTTGTAGAGGCTTTTGACTTAATTTTGGGGGAAAAGAGAGTAATTCCCATTTTACCCAATGCATATATTCAGGGAGAAGTTGCAGGTATAAATATGGCAGGAGGAGATTTTGAGTATGAAGGGAGTTTTCCCATAAATTCCATAGGATTTTTTGACATTCATATGATGACAGGAGGAATAGTGAATCCAAAAGAAGATTGTGAGGTATTAAAAAGGTTAGAAAGGGATAGGAAGATATATAGAAAGATATGTTTAAAGGATGGAAGAATTTTGGGATTTATATTTATAAATTCCTTTGATAGGACAGGAATGATTGTAGATTTGATGAAAAACAAAGTGGACGTGTCAGGTTTTAAAGAAAGGCTTCTTTTGGACAATTTTGGTTTCTTAGATCTTCCAAAAGAAGTAAGAAGAGAGAAGATATGGAGGGTATAGATATGAAGATGATAGAAGATATGATTACCATAGATGGAAAGGGCTTACATTATAGAGTTCTTAATGAGATGATAGAAGAGAAGTTAAAAGAAGGATATGAGAGAATAAAACTTATTAATATCAATGGACAGAGATATATTGGGGCAGGACTCACCTTTCCAGATAGAGAAATAGAGATATATGGAACTCCGGGAAATGATTTAGGAGTTTTTATGAATGGACTTAAAATAAAAGTATATGGAAACAGCCAAGATGGTGTAGGAAATACTATGAACGATGGAGAAATATTAATTTATGGATCTTCTGGAGATATTATGGGTTATGGGATGAGAGGTGGAAAGATATTTGTAAAAGGAAATGTAGGATATAGGGTTGGAATACATATGAAGGAATATAAAGAGAAGATTCCTGTAATTGTTATTGGGGGAACTGCTGGTGACTTCTTAGGAGAGTATATGGCAGGAGGTAGAATTATTATATTAGGTTTGAATGAAGATAAGGACGAAAATATATGTGGATTATTTTGCGCTACAGGAATTCATGGGGGAGTAATATATTTGAGG
Coding sequences:
- a CDS encoding GltB/FmdC/FwdC-like GXGXG domain-containing protein; protein product: MITIDGKGLHYRVLNEMIEEKLKEGYERIKLININGQRYIGAGLTFPDREIEIYGTPGNDLGVFMNGLKIKVYGNSQDGVGNTMNDGEILIYGSSGDIMGYGMRGGKIFVKGNVGYRVGIHMKEYKEKIPVIVIGGTAGDFLGEYMAGGRIIILGLNEDKDENICGLFCATGIHGGVIYLRGRIPDYKLGKEGKLLEIDDNDRKFIEEHVKIFSEYFNIEYDLIMKKDFFKVIPYDKRPYGRLYAY
- the cas4 gene encoding CRISPR-associated protein Cas4 — its product is MSFINGTLIASYFICKRELWLMAHELIPDQENSFLEMGRFIEEEAYRDEEKGFLIGEMKIDIVKQGDENIIIGEIKKSSRSELSGIMQLSYYLMRLREYGIVAKGEVLIPKERKKIPVEINEEIEGRLIEAIKDINMIISEPYPPKPEKIKYCNHCAYKEFCWA
- a CDS encoding glutamate synthase-related protein, with product MKTLYESDFIVIRDETKCIRCKVCVRQCANDVHEYDEEEDRIISDNSRCVGCHRCVALCPTKAITIMRNPLEFRENYQWNARAIKDIYKQAETGGILLTGMGNDKAYPIYWDKLLINASQVTNPSIDPLREPMEIKTFIGRKPEKLEFDEEGRLLTKMPPQLELEVPVMFSAMSFGSISLNACESLARAAVEVGTYWNTGEGGLHKKLYPYKHRAIVQCASGRFGVDIEYLYSGAAIEIKIGQGAKPGIGGHLPGEKVGEEVSATRMIPIGTDALSPAPQHDIYSIEDLRQLIFALKEAVNYEKPVGVKIAAVHNVAAIASGIARAGADFIAIDGFRGGTGAAPTRIRDNVGIPIELALAAVDSRLREEGIRNQVSIIVAGSIRNSADVIKAIALGADAVYIGTAALISLGCHLCQNCHTGKCNWGIATQDPKLVKRLNPEIGARRAANLLKAWAHEIKEMLGGMGINAIESLRGNRLMLRGVGLTEKELSILGVKHAGEGM
- a CDS encoding class II glutamine amidotransferase, which encodes MLREGEIRIPSACGLIGYINRKRKLISGYHIVSAMTVMRERGNGLGAGFAGYGIYPDREDYYAFHLFYEDTKAKEETSKFLYEYFDVVQEEKIPTRKVKTIKNPPIIWRYFLKPKEEYLAEEEILEEDFVVEKVMEINTKIDGAYVFSSGKNMGVFKGVGYPEDIGEFYRLEEYKGYIWTAHTRFPTNTPGWWGGAHPFSLLDWSVVHNGEISSYGTNARYVEMFGYKCTLRTDTEVITYIIDLLIRKHKLPWDIVAKILSAPFYSVIERMDEEEKKKMKAMRAVYQSCLLNGPFAIIVGFSQGIVALNDRIKLRPLVAAEKGEVLYVASEEAAIREICSNPDKVWMPKGGEPVIGLLEEVGVLV
- a CDS encoding 4Fe-4S dicluster domain-containing protein is translated as MLVKTKKRIYPKEEVCIGCHLCEIYCVLAHSGTRDLIKAFKKKDRPSPRVIVEEKEGVHVTFALQCRHCDDPLCIKACITGAMHRDENTGAILCDEEKCVGCWSCILVCPYGAIRRGENKKVASKCDLCIEKGDPICVQNCPNSALELVEV
- a CDS encoding NAD(P)/FAD-dependent oxidoreductase, with product MKYVIIGNSIAAAGCIEGIRKIDNENEIIVISQEPYHIYSRPLISYWLSGKINEEKIYYRPWDYYEKYRVKPILGRKVERVDFDEKKLYLDNNDEIYYDKLLIATGGKPFIPNILGLAKKNVFTFIKFDDVKAIDKAICPGAKAVVVGGGLSGLKAAEALIKRGCEVTVIELAERILGSILDDEGAKLVQNELEKYGIKFVLKNSVIEILGEERVEKIKLQTQEEIPADLVIFSIGVVPNVDIFKDTPLKINRGIIVNTKMETNIPDVYAAGDVVEAFDLILGEKRVIPILPNAYIQGEVAGINMAGGDFEYEGSFPINSIGFFDIHMMTGGIVNPKEDCEVLKRLERDRKIYRKICLKDGRILGFIFINSFDRTGMIVDLMKNKVDVSGFKERLLLDNFGFLDLPKEVRREKIWRV
- the cas2 gene encoding CRISPR-associated endonuclease Cas2, whose product is MYVIMVYDVNQKRVAKVLNIARKYLEWIQNSVLEGELTEAKFERLKREVELVIDEEEDSVIFYIMRTIKYSERQILGIEKNKREQIL
- the cas1b gene encoding type I-B CRISPR-associated endonuclease Cas1b, which gives rise to MSESIYIFSSGELKRKHNTVYFETSDGEQKYLPIENIRDIHFFGQVTLNKEFLEFVSQKNVILHFYNYYDYYVGSYYPREHYNSGYMILKQAEHYLDYEKRLLLARKFVVGAIENIKKVLGYYISRGKESLKEKLERIEFLEESAYAEDQVEGLMGIEGNVRDIYYSCFNEITEREEFFIDERTKKPPSNNMNALISFGNSLLYTAVLSEIYKTHLDPRIGYLHTTNFRRFTLNLDIAEIFKPVIVDRVIFSLVNKGAITPRDFEEKLGGIYLKEKGRKLFVQNFEERMKVTIQYKNLGKVSYRRLIRLELYKLEKHLMGEEEYQPYISQW